DNA sequence from the Malus domestica chromosome 06, GDT2T_hap1 genome:
ttaattagtgcatcacggttaatctggggtgttgagtttcataatctattgaaaagcaattggaaatcaattcatgtacaagtgtgtcatgtgtgaagaatggatctctagctaatccatcaaccatctatttagttttactttttgttgttatctcaatctcatccaaaccaatacctcccatttactttcttgtatcgaagtgtgtttaagtttgtttagtttgtgccttaaagtgttttgaactctttgagtctagtttagtgttttaaaacctacttttgtgtttttaagtttcttcttatattcttgagtcttatatttgttgattagcatccctagttaatccccggtctagaacgatccctacttgcatcattactacaattgtcatcaatagggtttaatttgtgtgtcaagtaattctcacatcagttGATATCCCACAAAACACCTCAAGTATGTTTCTAAGCACCTGTTTATGACTTCGGTTTGCCCATCACTTTGGGGATGATATCCAGAACTCATGCTCAATTTAGAGCCCTGCAACTTGAAGAATTCTTGCCAAAATTGACTGAGGAACACGGAGTCTCGATCACTGACTATATTAGAGGGCATGCCATGAAGCTTAAACACATGTTCCACAAATAGGTGGGCTCCACTAGCTGCAGTGTATGGATGAGAGAGTGCAATGAAGTGAGAAAACTTAGACAACTTGTTAACCACCACCATTATCACAGTCTTGCCCTTGCAGTTCGGTAACCCGACAATGAAATCCATGCTGATGCTAGTCCATATTTTCTCTGGAATGGGGAGAGGTTGAAGTAAACCCGGTGGAGCTATTGTTTCGTATTTATTTTGTTGGCAAACAACACATTCTGACACAAATGCCTTAATATCTTGCTTCATGCCCTGCCAGTAAAAACACCGTTTGAGTCTTTGGTAGGTTTTAAGCACCCCTTGATGTCCGGCAGTGGGCGTGCAATGATGTTCCTCCAGCACCTTGAACTTCCAACCCGAAGTAGGACTAAGAACAATGCGTCCTTTGTACTTCAAGAATCCATTATCCCAGTGAAAATGGCTAAACTTAGAACTGGCACCCGTCAAAGGGTCGGCCAAAAAGTGAGCCACTTCCTGTGATTTATTCTTAATCCAAGGATCAAGCTCCAACTCTCTTCTTAATTCATCTAACCACCCAAAATAGGGATAGGTGATAGCCCTGCATTCCAACATTTTAATTGACACTTCCACAGGTACATCTGAGCTATCCTTGTGCGTGAAAATTTTTGATAAGGCatcagccaccacattttccTTGCCGTGTTTGTACTGAATCTCGTAGTCATAACCAAGCAACTTGGAAACCCACTTTTGCTGGAAAGCAGTGTTGGCTCTATGATGCAGAAAATATTTAAGGCTGTTGTGATCAGTCTTAATGATGAAGTGTCTACCCTGCAGGTAGTTCTGCCACTTTTTAATTGCATATACTATAGCAATGAGCTCCCTCTCGTAGGTCGAAAGGGCTTGGTTCTTTGGTCCCAAGGCTTGGCTAGCGAAAGCCACATGTCTCCTTTCTTGTTGCAACACAGCGCCTATCCCGTTTCCTGAAGCATCACAGTCCAACTCAAATGTCTTCGAAAAATCAGGAAGGGCCAAGACCTGTGGTGATGCCATGACTGTTTTTAAGTGCTCAAAAGCCTCATTAGCTGAAGGTGACCATACAAAGCTGCCTTTCTTAGTGAGTTGGTATAAAGGCTGGCAAATCCTTCCGTATCCTGGCACAAACTTGCGATAATAGCCAGTTAACCTCAAGAACCCTCTTAACTGTTTCACAGTAGTAGGAACGGGCCACTCAAGTATAGTATGAAGCTTGGTAGGGTCTGCAGATACTCCTTCCCGTGAGACAATGTGGCCCAAGTATTCCACAGTGCTCTGACCAAAAGCacacttctttttcttcacataTAATTGATTCCGTTGCAAAACAGCAAAGGTCTCTTGCAAATGAAGCAAATGATCCTCCCATGTCGTGCTATAGATTAAAATATCATCGAAGAAAACCAAGATAAACCTCCTGAGGAAAGGCTTAAAAAGATCATTCATGAGGTTTTGGAAGGTAGCAGGGGCATTggttaggccgaaaggcataacCAGAAATTCATAGTGGCATGCATGAGTGCGAAATGCTGTTTTCTCTATATCTAATGGGTGCATACGAATTTGATGATAGCCAGACCTTAAATCCAGCTTAGTAAAATATTGTGCCCCAAATAATTCATCCAGCAGGTTATCAATTAGTGGAATGGGATACCGATCTTTCACAGTAATGGCGTTCAATTCCCTGTAATCCATGCACATCCTCCAGGTACCCTCTTTCTTCCTTACTAAAAGAACTGGAAATGAAAAAGGGCTGTGACTAGGCCTGATGAATCCGGCATCCAAGAGTTCTTGCACTGCTTTCtcgatttcaaatttttgaaccGGTCCATAGTGATAGGGTCTTATGTTAGGAGGTTTTGCACCAGGAATCAATGGGATTTGATGATCATGGTCGCGAGGGGGTGGTAAGGCAGTAGGCACCGCAAAGACTGCCTCAAATTGGCCCAAAACCTCATGCAGTTGCTGTAACTGAAAATGAGTAAGGTCAGATGCTTCTAATTTGTCCTGAGCCATGGAATACAATAACACCCCCAGATTGGAGTCATACGATTCCTTATCAAGTTGATGCACAGAAATCTCTTGCACTAAAGGCGTATGAGGAATACTGTGATGCAACCGATATGTGTATCCCCCTTTGCTGAATTCCATAGTCAAGTAGTGAAAATCCCAGGGCACATGACTGATAGTGGATAACCAATGGACCCCCAAACCATGTCACAACCTCCAAGAGGCAAAGAGAATAGCTCAATGGAACAGTTATAACCTCCCAAGGACAGAGGGACATCCTTAAAACAACCACTGCCCTTAATTGTTCCACCATTAGCAATCATCACTTCAAAGGCAGGAGTGCCAGCAGCCACCCAACCCCATTTCTTGGCTAATCGAAAGTCTAAGAAATTGTGAGTACTGCCAGAATCAAACAAAATGCGCACTGTTTGGTTTCGCACAAGACCCTCCACTTTCATTGTTTGCACAGATCGATTGGCAGGGGTGCCATATAATGCACATTCACTCAACTCCATGTGCAACAGTTCTGGAATTACCGCAGTGTCGCCCTGGTCAGCCCCTAACTCATCATCCATAACATCCAACATCAACAGTTGTTTATGGGGGCATTTGTGATCACGACTCCATTTCTCTGTACAGAACCAACATTCACCTCGTTCCTTCTTGCGCTGAACCTCAGCCGGTGTGAGTGTCTTATAAGGAATTGGAATGTGGCGAAGTGGAGGTGTAGGAAGTTGGGGTAGTAAGGTAGGTGGTGGTTTCAAAGTATTAGCAGCTCGAGGGAAGGAGGATTTCAGGGCATTCACTTTAGCATTAACTTGAAGAGCAATAGAAATTGCATCATGCACCGTAGAGGGGCGCAACAACTTAACATCATACTGTAATTCACGCTTTAACCCTCCTAAGAAACAGCTTTTGAGCAGGGTAGGACCAACATCACTAGATCGAGTGGCAAGCTTACGGAAATCAAGAATGTAATCCTTCAAAGTTCCTGATTGGCGAAGTTTGAAAAGAGACTCCATGCTATCTTCAAATTCAGGAGGACCGAACTTCTGACAAAAGGCGGTGGTGAACTCTGACCAAGAGGGTGTGGATTGCAAACATTGGCGCCAGCGAAACCACTGTAATGGTTCACCATCCAAGTGGAAGGAAACTGTAACCACCTTCAGATGCTCAGGAATGGCGTAGTAGGAAAAGTATTGGTCAGCCTTATAGATCCAAGCCAGAGGATCGTTGCCCTCACTGAAACGAGGAAAATCCAGGCGAGGTTGCCAAGGAGGACGAGAAGTCAAGTCGCCACACTCACCACCATCACGACGGGGAGGGCGAGGGGTCGCAATACTCCGAAGATCCACATCATCATGGAAGAGCGGTGAAGGATGAACAGAAAAAGCGGCGGGCGACTTCGGATCTTAAGTTTGGCCACCTCCACCAGTAAAAACTTGTTCACGGCGAAATTGCTCGAAGAAGGCTTGAAGTTTCAGATCCCACGACGCCGTTAAGGAAGCATTGTTGGAGGAAATAGCCGCCTGAAGCATCTGAGGCAAATCAGCGAGAGTAGCTTCCACGGCATCCATGCGAGAGTCCATGGCGGCGTACTTGGAATTGGCAGTGTGGCGGGGCATACAAGAGGGAAAACCAGGATCGGAAGGCTGATACCAATGATAAACCAGGATCGGAAGGCTGATACAAGAGGGAAAATCAGATTACTCGTGGCGAAGAACGGCTCCGAATACGAACCCACTTTCACAGACGACCACGATGAAGAATCCGAAGAGCTCCAAGACTGGAACGATTGGAATGCAgaaccaaaagaagaagaagagggcttAGACTTGTTGTGCTTGTTCTGCGACTCCAGGTACAGCTCGTGCGACGACCTCTTCGACCACTGCACTTCGACCCACTGTTTTGACTTTCAGGCCGTTCGGAAAGCGCTGGGTCTGAATTTCTACGGCTCCTTCAAGCTCATTAACTTCGTTCACTCTCAGGTCAGTCATTGAGCTGACAGACAAACAAAgggaatgaaaataaaaattgaatttttttgagATAGAATGTTGTAATTGGATTGGATTAGCGTTGTTTGAATGCTTCTTTCGCTTTCGGGTTTGACTTGTTTGAGTAAGTGAAGTTTGAAGAATTCGGTTTTTCCGGGTAGTATCTTTGGCTGCAATGCTAAGAAGTCGAAAATGGAAGTTTGATTGTTTATCTAATGTGAAATCATTTTCATTGTTTTGGTTGGCGTTAGGATATGAATGAAAAATGGGTTAAAAAGAGCAATCTTTGAATCCTTACGCTCGGCAAAACACGAAATGCCCAAGTCAACTTGTAGTAGTTGTCTGCATTTGTATTGATGTATGAAATGAATTCTTGGTCCTTTAAAAAGTTTATTCATTTTTCCTTTGCTTGTTGGTATTTGGTGtgccttttttgttttttcggtTGTTGGGATTTTGAATGTTAATGTGCAGAGCTAAGTGTTTCATTCATCCTGTAATTTTGAAGTTTATATCTTTCGTATTTTCTGCTGATTCTATTTGTTTCCAGGTTGCGGAAAACAGATGTCGGAGTTGCGGGCTGACTTGTCAGTCCAACCAAGATCTACAGAATCATTTGCATGAAACAGTCAATTTCAAAGACATTACACCTGGATGGGATAGTGATGAGTATATAAAACCTTTCTAGCAAGACGATTCGGTCTTGTATACTAGCTGTGGCAAAGATGAAGAAGGTGAAGATGACTACGCTGCATCAGTTAACAAGGACGAACTTATAAGTGATTTGAGGCAGTTTTAACGAAAGAATCCCACCACTCGTGTAGAGAAGTGGTGTATCACTCTATGTTCCGAGCACATTAAGTGGTGTATCACTCTATGTTCcgagcacattgaaaaatctctcatcatCTTGACTACTGTTAGGAAAcaaaaccacaaaaataaaattaggaaaatgtaattcaatttgaagtatTTCTCTTATtccaagcaacaaataaataataataataatgtcttAATGATAGTTGACAATGGGGAGAAAACAAAGTGGAAATGGGGGTGGGGTGTATGCGCACCAACgtgttttttatgtatttttttgttattattttgttcCTTATCTTAAATAAAGTTAaatgatggtttttttttattaaaatgcaaagatttgaagtcattttcattaatattCCTCGAgagctttatatatagagacaaaaaatttcattataTTTCAAAGAACTACACtagtttttaaacatttcaaggagaaacaaaaatataaaaacaactaaagcccagtccaaaaacatggaaacaatgttttaaaatgccagcCATATTGTTAAGGCTTTAGGTTATTAATAGAACCCAACCTTAACAActccaacaaaattaatatgtGTCATAAGCTCAACCCATCTATTTATGCATAATTAGTTTTGAAACTATATGTAGAATCAATTTGTATCACTTATTactagaatcagttcaacccgtcatagaccatttttgcaaaatcagttcaacctGTCTTTggtcatttttgcagaatcagttcaaccatTTCTCCACCATTTTTGCAAGATTAGTTCAACTCGTCTTTGACCATtgttgcagaatcagttcaacccgtcatCGACATTTTTGCACAATCAGTTCAATCAGTCTTCGACCacttttgcagaatcagttcaacttgTTCTCaatcatttttgcagaatcagtttaatCAGTCTTCGACTATTTTTGCAGAACAGTTCAGTCAtcaaccatttttgcataatcaattcaacccgtcttcgaccatttttgtagaatcagttaAACCCGTCATCGACCATTATTGCATCacttttgcagaatcagttcaaccagTTCATGACCATTTtggcagaatcagttcaacccgtcatcgactatttttgcaaaatcagttatacccgtcatcgaccatttttgcagaatttgTTCAAACTGTCATTGACCctttttttgcagaatcagtttaacCCGTCTTCGAcattttttttacagaattaGTTTCAAATATATGTAGAATTAGTTGTctgtaattttttaatagaatcattttgtataattttagtaaaatggtTTGTATATTTTCAACAAAACTACATGCAGTCCAATCTTTCTttgaccatttttgcaaaatcagtttgTATATTTTCAACAAAACTACATATATGCCGTTGGTCCAACTCGTCATTGATCAAACTATACATTTTCTACCCAAAAAAACTACAGACTTACGCTACAAACTAAAAATGAGCTGCTGCAATTTATTCTGacttaaaatgaaaagaaaaagaaaaaaaaactacaaactTTTGTCTTCGGtaattttctttcaaatttctcTACACTTCTTTAGTTAATGGTAATTTCAAACAAATCTACTTTCATGAAATGAAAACtatttatttgaaaattaaatatcTTGAAACGGACGCACTATTCTCTAAATTCAATCAGACAAagcatttcttttttttgttgagtaaattgtaataatggtccctcaattttaatcaaattggaacaATGatctttcaactaaaaatccattaccattgatccctcaactcatcaaaatgtgtagctatgatcattttcatcaacttcgttaaaattttgtcaaaataagttatgttggaaggaccattgctacaattgaggtccctcaactcatcaaaacatataggtatggtcattttcgtcaacgtcgttgaaattttatcaaaatgagttatgttggaaggaccattgttacaattgggttaaaattgGAGGATCATTTCTCCAGTGAGAtcaaagttgagggaccaatggtaatgaatttttagttgatggaccatagttgcatgttttgatgagttgagggaccaatgatagTGAAtgtttagttgagggaccattgctcaaaTTGAGTCAAAGTTAAGAGAttattgttacaatttactcttttttgtttatctctaaaaaaaacacaaaaaaaaaaaaaaaaaaaagaagaaaagaaaaaaagaagaagaatgcaATACAAGACAAAGGAATGATGAAGCAGCAGAAGTAATAGCAAAGGgtggttgctgctgctgctgcgcaTGTCCCATAAAAAGAAGCTGCAGCAGTCAAACCATAAATTCCTCAACACCATCAGGTTATTAACGTTTTCTGAAAAATTATGAATTGTGGTTTGCCAAAGTATAAATGTTTGAAAAATATTTGCTGGTGCCAAAACGTAGGAGTAGCCTAGCAGATGAAGGAGAATTGGCCTATGTGTGAAAAGTACATATAAATGAAACATTTATAGGTTTTTCCAAGGATATCCATGCACAAAGCAGAACGATATGCTCTTTTGGTTCTTAATTTGTTGCCCATATTGCTTTTACAGTTTGCTGGATACTGAGGACGGTTTACTTCTTACAGTTGAACTTTTTGAAAGCTCAAGTAAGAAAACTGAAGAGAGCTGATAACTGTCATACTACAACAATATTGCTAGTTGGAATTCCTAATGTTGGAAAGTTAGCCCTTGCCAACTCTTTGCATCGAGTTGGGAGGATTAGCGCAGCAGGTACCACTTTAAATCATAAtcattcaattttcttttctggGAGTGTTTAGCTGGAAATAATCACAAACAATTCACTTTTGTTTATTATGTATCAGTTGAAGTCGAATAAATTCTATATTTTATTGGACATTGGTTGTTTTGTAGAGAAGGGAAAGTTGAAGTGTGCTACAGTAAGTCCACATCCTGGTGAGACAAAAAATGCAGCTTGAAGGTTTGTAGACTTGTGTCTTTTAACCGGACAATATTtctgaaagagagaaagaaagagaatggAGCACCAGATGAGATACaagtgtttgggttaatatttgaacattgagTTGCAAGTGTGAGGAAGTCTATAGATGCAAATTAAAAGAAGACTTGCCTGATGCCCAGCACCAAGCCCAGAGATAAATTGGCGCCTTCCCATTAATGCATAGATAATGTGTCTATGATTTAAATGTTAAGTGATGGAGACTAACTCACAATCagccaaaaaatattttttagtggcaatacaagtaaaatGATGATGAGTCCCTACCCTCCAAAtgctttcgggcaagagcaAGGTCACAACAGTCGGGCTAATtggtctataaaaggaggaagaggcccCATAGACaatgacactcaaccaatcaaataaacaagcatacaaactctgctTTCAAGCCAGATTTGTATCCAAAAGCTGTAATCAGCCCAGATCTCAGATCTTTTTAGCAACAAGCTATCTCTTGTTTATATCTCCTTAGAAAGCCTATCTTTCTCTAGTTTAAAAGCTATGCTACCTCCCTTAGtggtgtagtatcgattccctcgtgtaaacttgtttaccattcATCCCTTTCCAGCATACAAACCTCTGTAAACTCAAAGAGAACTGGCTGCAAGAGGTTCAACCTTAatagacaaggtgaaatcttgcccgacttCCTTGTGTTTGTACTAACATTTCTAGATCTATTACGTAATGCATTCTCcagtatgtattcaagtcatattCACTTGTTTTCCTACTTTAagagtctcatttgcatctGGATCTAGTTAGTTTAATGGATATGTTATCATTAAAATCAATTAAGAACCAAGCAAACGACTAAATGACTTAAAGGGGATCTGGACTCCCTTTATTCGAACATACAAGACTTTGAACCAAAAGTCCTTCgtcacaaggcaagaaaaagaacttaatgtggaccCATCcatgacaatcctttgataacaagaagttcgagtaacttggggtgcaagtaatcgactaaaacacacttgttctacatctgttatactgagatagcaatggcacgcctagcacttagttagttttgattgcgatcctcaaggcctacaccaaaGGCtcgacaaaggcacctttcagaaaCTTTATCCTcttcttgtagcacatcaacaagCAAGAGCTCGACTGCACATCCAAAGTGTCAATCTTTTGGGGAGTTGTGCTGAGGTGCCGATGACCTTTCCCCACGGAAATCTTTGCATACctacatagttttggcacgcccggtgggatattCATAGTCTTGTATGCCAAGAACAAGAAGGAAGGACAAAACCTTGAGGTGGAACACAGAATACAGGCCACCCCACTGTTTACCAAAACTAAGCATGACAAATCACCAGAGGATTTTCCTTCCCTCCAAAGACCATCTATTCTAAAACGCCTGAGCTCATCTGAGAAGTCAAGAGGGAAGGTGACCAATGAAGACTTGCAAGCCACTATGATGCAAGTATTGAAAATTATGGAGAGTATCACTCTGGAGACTAGAGGAGTAGTAAACAAACTCTATTCTTTAACATGAAGTCTGCAAAGAAGATTAGATCTAGAGTTCTCTACTCCAAAAAATGGTTATGCCAGGGAAATCATGAGGGAAGAGAGCCCTGAGAAAGAACCAGTTATTCCTCTGTAGAAAAGGCGAGCCTACCAAGGCAGACAAGCCTCCTCTTTACAGGTCCTCAACCATTGGCCAGTAAGGAAGGAGATGCCAAATGGAGGAAGCCCGAACCAAGGAAGGAGATTTTCTCAGGCAATGATCGCAGCCCGAAGTGGGAAGCCCCACATACCCCAAACAACAATGCGACTAACCAGCAGCTCATAGATAAGTTAGCTGAGTTAAGAAGGATGGTGGCCCAGAATGCTCAACCCCAAGCTCACCCACTGTTTAGGATCACCTACCAAAAACTATACCTGGAGTACATTGATGAGCAAAATCCGTTTCCACTCAACTTTAAGATGCCCGCATTTCCCACTTTTAGTGGGGAAGATGGCAATATATCTTCTAGAGATCACATCTTCATGTTCTCTAACCATTGCGTGACATTTGAGGACAATCCTAATTATAAGTTAAGATtgtttgggaactcattggttGGCCTAACATCTCAATGGTATTCTCTGTTACCCCCCAATTCCATTGCTAACTtggggcaaatggagatggcctTCCATGAACAGTTATATAGGATGGAGCACGAGATGTCTATCAGTGACCTGGTGTAGGTGAAGCAATACGAACATGAGTCCACATAAGACTTTATGATGAGGTTCAGAAGGACAATGATGAGgtgctgatgcgaaaattatcttaacacacaaatttaaccctcttttgacaattttagtacaagtataagtagggatcgttttggaccggggattaggagggcttgctaataacctc
Encoded proteins:
- the LOC139196995 gene encoding probable protein arginine N-methyltransferase 3 — its product is MINQDRKADTRGKIRLLVAKNGSEYEPTFTDDHDEESEELQDWNDWNAEPKEEEEGLDLLCLFCDSRYSSCDDLFDHCTSTHCFDFQAVRKALGLNFYGSFKLINFVHSQVAENRCRSCGLTCQSNQDLQNHLHETVNFKDITPGWDSDEYIKPF